One Bartonella kosoyi DNA segment encodes these proteins:
- a CDS encoding DUF1376 domain-containing protein: MSSKIPWTRLFADKWILDLTYLSSIEGNIYMRLRLQMLHTGEPLLNNIKVWANYTGYSVKAFVKALDVLQSTGHIIRLADGRLWNLDVEAELSDSAGKSEAASKAVSARWKKSKEKDVKHNTKSIQAKYEGDTNSIRNEYESDTETIPYNINNNIYNKKTNTIVLAKKETDFEDLETTDLVEESIEVDALKSQSEQIETVADNQPSLHEQASVPKKAKRSKANRGCRLPADFEPDYDFAIEEGLPPERVKVEIAKFRDYWHSKAGANATKIDWQATWRNWVRKAIENLEKTKNTNNNGENNGNFSKDQKTCGGTGETIRNLIREAGFSESTSKHCTTDGAIRHKGVSVDLDQWHEIDTSTGGTSFRSVSDSPKLAYLESVC, encoded by the coding sequence ATGTCCAGTAAAATACCATGGACAAGGCTTTTTGCTGATAAATGGATTCTTGATCTCACTTATTTGTCTTCTATTGAAGGCAATATATATATGAGATTACGGTTGCAAATGCTTCACACAGGTGAACCTCTTTTAAATAACATTAAGGTTTGGGCTAATTATACTGGCTATTCAGTAAAAGCATTTGTCAAAGCATTAGATGTTTTACAGAGTACGGGTCATATTATTCGTTTAGCAGACGGTCGTTTATGGAATCTAGATGTTGAAGCAGAATTAAGTGATAGCGCCGGAAAATCAGAAGCGGCATCAAAAGCTGTTAGTGCTAGATGGAAAAAATCTAAAGAAAAAGACGTAAAGCATAATACGAAATCTATACAAGCTAAATACGAAGGCGATACGAATTCTATACGGAATGAATACGAAAGCGATACGGAAACGATACCATATAACATTAACAATAACATATATAATAAAAAAACTAATACTATCGTATTAGCAAAAAAAGAAACTGATTTTGAAGATTTAGAAACAACCGATTTGGTTGAAGAGTCAATCGAGGTTGATGCTCTCAAAAGCCAATCAGAACAAATCGAAACGGTAGCAGATAACCAACCATCCCTTCACGAGCAAGCAAGCGTTCCTAAGAAAGCCAAGCGGTCAAAAGCTAATCGGGGTTGTCGATTGCCTGCGGATTTTGAACCCGATTACGACTTTGCAATCGAAGAGGGCTTGCCTCCAGAGCGTGTGAAAGTGGAAATCGCAAAGTTTCGAGATTACTGGCATTCAAAAGCTGGAGCAAATGCAACCAAAATCGATTGGCAAGCAACGTGGCGTAACTGGGTGCGAAAGGCTATCGAAAATTTAGAAAAAACAAAAAACACGAACAACAATGGTGAAAACAATGGAAACTTTTCAAAAGATCAGAAAACTTGTGGTGGTACCGGAGAGACAATCCGTAACCTTATCCGTGAAGCAGGATTTAGTGAATCCACTTCAAAACATTGCACAACAGATGGCGCAATACGTCACAAAGGAGTATCCGTGGACCTTGATCAGTGGCATGAAATTGACACCAGTACTGGAGGAACAAGCTTTCGGAGTGTATCAGACAGTCCAAAACTTGCTTACCTTGAAAGCGTCTGTTGA
- a CDS encoding AbrB/MazE/SpoVT family DNA-binding domain-containing protein, translating to MHTTKLRKVGGSVMLSIPPALLDVLHLTENTQVGLAIDNGRLIVKPQSLPNYTLEELLAQCNPSDDFADDDMEWFDAKPVGRELL from the coding sequence ATGCACACAACAAAATTACGTAAGGTTGGTGGGTCTGTTATGCTCTCTATACCGCCGGCATTACTTGATGTTCTTCATCTTACTGAAAACACGCAAGTGGGTTTAGCTATTGATAATGGACGATTGATTGTAAAGCCACAGTCACTACCAAATTACACTCTTGAAGAATTGTTAGCGCAATGTAATCCTTCGGACGATTTTGCGGATGATGATATGGAATGGTTTGATGCTAAACCTGTTGGTAGAGAGCTGTTGTGA
- the ssb gene encoding single-stranded DNA-binding protein, whose amino-acid sequence MLNKVMLIGYLGDDPESKTMTSGAEIVNFRMATSESYTDKKTNQKIDKTEWHSIVVFNPHLAKIALQYLHKGSKVYVEGKLQTRKWQDKNGHDRYTTEIVLPQYKGELHLLDAKKEQSASSSSVTSQSYAIASGADDYGISAHDSMPF is encoded by the coding sequence ATGCTAAATAAAGTAATGTTAATTGGCTATTTAGGGGATGATCCCGAAAGCAAAACGATGACTTCTGGAGCAGAAATAGTCAATTTTCGTATGGCAACTTCTGAAAGCTATACCGATAAAAAGACCAATCAAAAAATAGATAAAACGGAATGGCATTCCATTGTGGTTTTTAATCCGCATTTGGCAAAAATTGCTCTTCAATACCTCCATAAAGGTTCAAAGGTTTACGTAGAAGGCAAATTACAAACCCGTAAATGGCAAGATAAAAATGGTCATGACCGTTACACAACAGAGATTGTTTTACCACAATACAAAGGCGAGTTGCATTTGCTTGATGCAAAGAAAGAGCAATCTGCGTCCTCTTCATCTGTCACTTCTCAAAGTTATGCTATTGCTTCAGGTGCTGATGATTATGGCATATCTGCTCATGACAGCATGCCATTTTGA
- a CDS encoding N4-gp56 family major capsid protein, translating into MAVTQVNLNDPLAVGVWAKMLNTETSKALPIAPLMGKGKNSIIQVLDMLGKSAGDSVTSGLRVQLMGDGVSEGQTLEGNEEALQFMNETVRINELSHAVRVKYEGTIDQQRVLFNLRTEAKDGLVDWYADRLSLMFFIQAAGYTAPWIHFEGRTITLKPVHYGFNAPLEPSKLRIIRPNKKKTDEELTKDDVFTLDLIDQAVERAKLANPRLRPVRVDGKSAYVMYLHPTQVTQLRTNTKSGQWLDITKAAYDGSRSQNPIFDGSLGMYNGVILREAEHVPNGINSKTQEPVTSVRRAVLLGAQSVIMAYGRVGNGATGGDGKGGTRYKLVEELFDYQREFGVAAKTIIGMKKSRYALPNSDQGGQDFGTIVIPSFSEAS; encoded by the coding sequence ATGGCAGTAACACAGGTAAATCTTAATGACCCATTAGCCGTTGGCGTTTGGGCTAAGATGCTAAACACAGAAACTTCAAAGGCGTTGCCCATTGCACCGCTGATGGGAAAAGGCAAAAACAGCATTATCCAAGTATTAGATATGTTAGGAAAATCCGCTGGTGACTCTGTGACGAGCGGATTACGAGTTCAACTGATGGGGGACGGCGTTAGCGAGGGACAAACGCTGGAGGGGAATGAAGAAGCACTCCAATTTATGAATGAAACGGTGCGTATTAACGAGCTTTCTCATGCTGTACGCGTAAAATATGAAGGCACCATTGATCAACAACGTGTCTTATTTAATTTACGAACAGAAGCAAAGGATGGACTTGTTGATTGGTATGCAGACCGCTTAAGTTTGATGTTCTTTATTCAGGCAGCAGGTTATACAGCACCATGGATTCACTTTGAAGGACGTACCATAACCCTTAAACCCGTACATTATGGTTTTAATGCTCCATTAGAGCCAAGCAAATTGCGTATTATTCGCCCGAATAAGAAAAAAACTGATGAAGAACTTACAAAAGACGATGTTTTTACATTAGATCTTATAGATCAGGCTGTCGAACGCGCTAAACTTGCTAATCCACGTTTGCGCCCTGTTCGTGTTGATGGAAAATCTGCTTATGTGATGTATCTCCACCCAACACAAGTGACCCAATTACGGACCAATACCAAGAGCGGGCAGTGGTTAGACATTACCAAAGCAGCTTATGATGGTTCACGGTCTCAGAACCCAATTTTTGATGGCTCTTTGGGGATGTATAACGGTGTCATCTTACGTGAAGCTGAACATGTTCCCAATGGTATCAATTCAAAGACACAAGAACCTGTAACATCTGTTCGCCGTGCCGTGTTGCTTGGTGCGCAAAGCGTTATCATGGCTTATGGGCGCGTTGGTAATGGAGCAACAGGAGGCGATGGGAAAGGGGGAACACGCTATAAACTTGTTGAAGAACTGTTTGATTATCAACGTGAATTTGGGGTTGCAGCAAAAACCATTATCGGCATGAAAAAGTCACGCTATGCCTTGCCAAATTCTGATCAAGGGGGACAAGATTTTGGCACGATTGTTATCCCTTCTTTTTCTGAAGCAAGCTAA
- a CDS encoding tail fiber domain-containing protein, with product MGKSSKPIQTTQNTTQTNAPPEWAKGIFERAAKDAMNFYNQGSGKAVYDGQRVAGLSDQTKNAINGLSNNTHNYDNNTLNGLATGQNSTSQNLKNMASGQQIGNNPYFNEALQNTLNKASDTINSSLAGAGRYGSGAHTGVLADELGGIATQALSQQYNQDVNNMMQANGMIDQANQNQLAGANNFFQGQSQANINALAGGGLLDANHQQQLDAERQKWEQQNNLDWDQLSKLLAAGTASAGNYGMQTGQTTTLTPQPKPNPWEIVGNVGTILGTFAGLSDIRAKENITEAGQRNGYTLYEYNYKGYPERYRGVMAQDVLKSKPEAVFYNNATGFLHVDYSKLGFEMERVQ from the coding sequence ATGGGAAAAAGTTCAAAACCAATTCAGACGACGCAAAATACCACGCAAACAAATGCACCACCTGAATGGGCAAAAGGCATCTTTGAACGTGCTGCTAAAGATGCCATGAATTTTTATAATCAAGGCAGTGGAAAAGCCGTCTATGATGGACAGCGTGTAGCAGGTTTAAGTGATCAAACAAAGAATGCGATTAATGGGCTTAGCAATAATACGCATAACTATGATAATAACACTTTAAATGGATTAGCCACAGGGCAAAATTCAACCAGCCAAAATTTAAAGAACATGGCTTCAGGGCAGCAAATAGGCAACAACCCTTACTTTAATGAAGCACTTCAAAACACGTTAAATAAAGCTTCAGACACAATTAACAGTTCATTGGCGGGCGCGGGGCGTTATGGTTCTGGTGCACATACGGGTGTTTTAGCAGATGAGTTGGGCGGCATAGCAACCCAAGCTCTCTCACAGCAATATAACCAAGACGTCAACAATATGATGCAAGCCAATGGAATGATTGATCAAGCCAATCAAAATCAATTGGCGGGCGCTAATAACTTTTTTCAAGGTCAAAGTCAGGCTAATATCAATGCATTGGCGGGAGGCGGTTTGCTTGATGCCAATCATCAACAACAATTAGATGCAGAACGACAGAAATGGGAACAGCAGAATAATCTTGATTGGGACCAGTTAAGTAAGTTGCTTGCAGCTGGTACGGCTTCTGCTGGAAATTACGGGATGCAAACGGGACAAACGACAACATTGACTCCGCAGCCAAAACCAAACCCATGGGAGATCGTTGGAAATGTTGGAACTATCCTTGGTACTTTTGCTGGGCTTAGTGACATCAGAGCAAAAGAAAACATCACAGAAGCTGGGCAGAGAAATGGCTATACACTTTACGAATACAACTACAAGGGTTATCCAGAGCGCTATCGCGGGGTGATGGCACAAGATGTTTTGAAATCAAAACCTGAAGCTGTTTTTTACAATAATGCGACAGGTTTTTTGCATGTGGATTATAGCAAGCTTGGATTTGAAATGGAAAGGGTGCAGTGA
- a CDS encoding BrnT family toxin has protein sequence MKIRFEWDEAKAKINLRKHRVSFEIAARVFADPFAMVKQDRIENGEYRWQTLGLVDGFLLLLVAHTVHDDKDGIEVIRIISARRANLKERKRYEEEISL, from the coding sequence ATGAAAATAAGATTTGAATGGGATGAAGCTAAAGCAAAAATTAATCTTAGAAAGCATCGTGTAAGCTTTGAAATAGCAGCACGTGTTTTTGCAGACCCATTCGCCATGGTTAAACAAGACCGTATTGAAAACGGAGAATATCGTTGGCAAACTTTAGGGCTTGTGGACGGTTTTTTATTACTCCTTGTAGCACATACTGTCCATGATGATAAAGATGGCATAGAGGTTATCCGTATTATTTCAGCGCGGCGCGCCAACTTGAAAGAGAGGAAACGTTATGAAGAAGAAATTTCGTTATGA
- the relB gene encoding type II toxin-antitoxin system RelB family antitoxin, translated as MTISIRLPSDLETRLNNLAAKTGRTKSFYLREIIERGIEEAEDYYLASQVRECVQRGEGTFYSSEEVRKELGLDD; from the coding sequence ATGACGATATCTATTCGGTTGCCAAGTGATCTCGAAACACGTTTGAATAATTTAGCTGCTAAGACAGGACGTACAAAGTCTTTTTATTTACGCGAGATTATTGAACGTGGAATAGAGGAAGCGGAGGATTATTATTTAGCTTCACAAGTAAGAGAGTGCGTTCAAAGGGGAGAGGGTACTTTTTATAGCTCTGAAGAGGTGAGGAAAGAGCTTGGCTTGGACGATTAG
- a CDS encoding PBSX family phage terminase large subunit has translation MTTRQIKIVPKLIPIFTGDALVRAAWGGRGSGKTRSFALMAALKGYQFGMQGISGTILCARQFQNSLAESSLEEIKRAIEAHDFLRDYYKVGEASIKSNDGRIAFQFSGLDRNIASIKSMGRILLCWVDEAEPVTETAWQTLIPTLREEGEDWRAELWVTWNPLRDNAPVERRFRFSDNEAIKRVKINWSDNPKFPKILNEARLDDLRNRPETYKHIWEGAYLTAVQGAYYQKEMLAAEQEGRIGRVARDPLMQIRAFWDIGGTGAKADATAIWIAQFVGREIRVLDYYEAQGQPLSEHIGWLRHNGYEKALMVLPHDGATRDRVHNVSFESALNDAGFETQVIPNQGAGAVKMRIEAVRRILPSVWFHEETTVAGRKALNWYHEKWDEKRGIGLGAEHDWSSHGADAFGLMCIVYEAPRIKPQQERYRAIEREAASWMAF, from the coding sequence ATGACAACAAGACAGATTAAGATTGTACCAAAACTTATCCCTATTTTTACAGGGGATGCTTTGGTACGAGCGGCTTGGGGTGGACGAGGCTCTGGGAAGACAAGATCATTTGCCTTAATGGCTGCTTTAAAAGGCTATCAATTTGGCATGCAGGGAATATCAGGGACTATTCTTTGTGCACGTCAGTTTCAAAATTCGCTTGCAGAAAGTTCTTTAGAGGAGATTAAGCGCGCCATTGAAGCCCATGACTTTTTAAGGGACTATTACAAGGTTGGAGAGGCTTCGATTAAATCAAATGATGGTCGTATAGCGTTTCAGTTTTCTGGACTAGACCGCAATATAGCCAGTATCAAATCCATGGGGCGTATTTTGCTCTGTTGGGTTGATGAGGCAGAGCCCGTTACTGAGACAGCTTGGCAGACGCTTATACCGACTTTACGTGAAGAGGGAGAGGATTGGAGAGCAGAGTTATGGGTCACATGGAACCCGTTGCGAGATAATGCACCGGTTGAAAGGCGGTTTCGGTTTTCAGACAATGAAGCTATTAAGCGTGTAAAGATCAATTGGTCAGACAATCCGAAGTTTCCTAAGATCTTGAATGAAGCGCGGCTTGATGATTTGAGAAACCGCCCCGAGACTTATAAGCATATATGGGAAGGGGCTTATCTTACAGCGGTTCAGGGCGCTTACTATCAAAAGGAAATGTTGGCAGCCGAGCAAGAGGGGCGGATAGGGCGTGTTGCGCGTGATCCTTTAATGCAGATACGGGCATTTTGGGATATTGGGGGCACAGGAGCCAAGGCAGATGCAACAGCGATATGGATAGCACAATTTGTAGGTAGAGAGATCAGAGTGCTTGATTATTACGAAGCGCAAGGGCAGCCGTTATCCGAGCATATCGGTTGGTTGCGTCACAATGGCTATGAGAAGGCATTAATGGTTCTCCCCCATGATGGGGCAACAAGAGACCGTGTGCACAACGTGAGTTTTGAGAGTGCTTTAAATGATGCGGGTTTTGAAACGCAAGTCATCCCTAATCAAGGGGCTGGTGCTGTCAAAATGCGTATCGAGGCAGTGCGACGTATTTTGCCTTCAGTTTGGTTTCATGAGGAGACGACTGTAGCGGGGCGTAAGGCACTCAATTGGTATCACGAGAAGTGGGATGAGAAGCGGGGTATTGGTTTGGGGGCAGAGCATGATTGGTCCAGTCATGGTGCGGATGCCTTTGGATTGATGTGCATTGTTTATGAAGCACCACGCATTAAACCGCAACAAGAACGTTATCGCGCTATAGAAAGAGAAGCGGCATCATGGATGGCATTCTAG
- a CDS encoding portal protein, producing MDGILGYNSKKTTDFDEYELYRRLKSWYKEDVEHVNEWREQAREDFDFYNGRQWAEEDLAVLKAQRRPVMTFNRIAPLVNAIVGAERNNKREVQFQPRQAGAAISNELLTGAAEWFRDEAEAEYADSDAFQDMVICGMGWTDTRLDYETEPEGIPAVQRLDPLKMVWDANAVRPNLIDAQRMWYVDRKPIEDAKSLFPNVAVEDLHADWTTDNTTACEEYHVSLDAYNDHANADSLSQSAFEKSYVTLVECRWFEYEAYFKAPDLQTGQMRSYSKQEFEQLQRVSPQLQGVRFNKKVVKRAFLGRRLLAKPDKPLAPDGQLGWECITGTLDKLKNQFYGIVRPAKDPQKWSNKYFSQVMYILNSQAKGGLMAERGAFDDERQALENWTRTDTITWVKNGALTGGKIQPKPSAQFPNGFFQLFNESREAITHVTGLSAEFIGTREVNQANVLENTRRQSTLNLLAGLFDNLKLYRCRQGKIILYLIQNYLSDGRLVRISGPENAQYVPLTREAVTTLEYDIIVDDSPTSPNEKERTFAAITQMLPLLGGFLTPEMIPDLLKLSPLPATLVANLTAKAQQAQQEQQQQQMMQQNQGAQLTPEQQAKIAALQQEAQAKGTLYQLDAQQKQVALQQKNIELFLKQEQARMQLELQQAKNEIAQRDLERKAYRAQLEQYRATTARAQIY from the coding sequence ATGGATGGCATTCTAGGTTATAACTCTAAAAAAACGACAGATTTTGATGAATATGAACTCTATAGGCGCTTAAAATCTTGGTATAAAGAAGATGTTGAACACGTCAATGAATGGCGTGAACAAGCGCGTGAAGATTTTGATTTTTATAATGGTCGTCAATGGGCTGAAGAAGATCTTGCGGTTTTGAAAGCACAACGCCGCCCTGTTATGACCTTTAACCGTATTGCCCCCCTTGTTAACGCAATTGTTGGGGCTGAGCGTAATAACAAGCGTGAAGTACAGTTTCAACCAAGGCAAGCAGGAGCCGCAATATCCAATGAATTACTCACTGGAGCAGCAGAATGGTTTCGTGATGAGGCAGAAGCGGAATATGCCGATTCCGATGCTTTTCAAGATATGGTCATTTGCGGCATGGGCTGGACAGATACACGGCTTGATTATGAAACAGAACCTGAAGGAATTCCTGCTGTCCAGCGTTTAGATCCACTGAAAATGGTATGGGATGCCAATGCCGTAAGACCCAATCTCATTGATGCGCAGCGTATGTGGTATGTTGATCGTAAACCCATTGAGGATGCTAAAAGTCTTTTTCCTAATGTGGCAGTTGAAGATCTCCATGCTGATTGGACAACAGATAATACAACCGCTTGTGAGGAGTATCATGTCTCACTTGATGCTTATAATGATCATGCCAATGCAGATTCTTTATCACAGTCGGCTTTTGAAAAAAGCTATGTTACGCTGGTTGAATGCCGTTGGTTTGAATATGAAGCTTATTTCAAGGCACCTGATCTTCAAACAGGACAGATGCGCAGTTATAGTAAACAAGAGTTTGAACAGCTTCAAAGGGTTTCACCACAACTACAAGGGGTGCGTTTTAATAAAAAGGTGGTCAAGCGGGCTTTTCTGGGACGGCGTCTTTTAGCAAAGCCTGATAAACCTTTAGCACCAGATGGACAGCTTGGCTGGGAATGTATCACAGGCACACTGGATAAGCTTAAAAACCAGTTTTACGGGATTGTTCGCCCCGCAAAAGATCCGCAAAAATGGTCGAATAAATATTTTAGCCAAGTCATGTATATTTTAAACAGTCAAGCCAAAGGTGGTTTGATGGCAGAACGTGGAGCTTTTGATGATGAGCGCCAAGCATTAGAAAATTGGACACGAACCGATACGATTACGTGGGTTAAAAACGGGGCGCTTACAGGAGGAAAAATCCAACCAAAGCCAAGTGCACAATTCCCTAATGGCTTTTTTCAGTTGTTTAATGAATCGCGTGAAGCAATAACACATGTCACAGGATTGTCGGCAGAGTTTATAGGCACAAGAGAGGTTAATCAAGCGAATGTGTTAGAAAATACACGCCGGCAATCAACGCTTAATTTGCTTGCGGGCTTATTTGATAATCTTAAGCTTTATCGATGTCGACAGGGAAAGATTATCCTTTATCTGATTCAAAACTATCTTTCCGATGGGCGTTTGGTTCGAATTTCTGGACCAGAAAATGCGCAGTATGTTCCATTAACACGTGAAGCTGTCACAACGCTTGAATACGACATTATTGTCGATGATTCACCAACAAGCCCCAATGAAAAAGAGAGAACTTTTGCGGCAATTACGCAAATGTTGCCGTTGCTTGGTGGTTTCTTAACACCGGAGATGATTCCAGATCTTTTAAAGCTTTCTCCACTACCGGCAACATTGGTGGCAAATTTAACAGCAAAAGCCCAGCAGGCACAACAAGAACAACAACAGCAGCAAATGATGCAACAAAACCAAGGAGCACAATTAACTCCAGAGCAACAAGCAAAGATTGCTGCTCTCCAGCAAGAAGCACAAGCAAAGGGCACACTTTATCAACTTGATGCACAACAAAAGCAGGTAGCGTTGCAGCAGAAAAATATTGAACTTTTCTTGAAACAAGAACAAGCCCGCATGCAGCTAGAACTTCAACAGGCAAAAAATGAGATAGCGCAGCGCGACCTAGAGCGAAAGGCGTATCGAGCGCAGTTGGAACAGTATCGAGCAACAACAGCAAGAGCGCAAATCTATTAA
- a CDS encoding BrnA antitoxin family protein yields MKKKFRYEIDVGNLSPLTDKQRVEIDELAAMPDSAIDHSDIPTLDDAFWKNAVRNPFYKPTKTITTVRVDSDVLAWLKSQGKGYQTRINAILRDAMLRSMR; encoded by the coding sequence ATGAAGAAGAAATTTCGTTATGAGATTGACGTAGGTAATTTATCGCCTTTGACGGATAAACAAAGGGTTGAAATTGATGAACTAGCGGCAATGCCGGACAGTGCAATTGATCATAGTGATATTCCAACATTAGATGATGCATTCTGGAAAAATGCTGTTCGTAATCCATTCTATAAACCAACGAAAACTATCACAACAGTGCGTGTAGATTCAGACGTATTAGCATGGCTTAAGAGTCAAGGAAAAGGCTACCAGACGCGGATTAACGCCATTTTACGTGATGCTATGCTTCGTTCAATGCGTTGA
- a CDS encoding type II toxin-antitoxin system PemK/MazF family toxin, translated as MKRGEIWLVSLDPSSGYEQKGTRPVLIVSPEPFNRVTKTPIVLPITSGGNFARTAGFAVSLMGVGLHTTGVIRCDQPRALDIAARQGKRMEAVPPMIMNEVLAKLATFLT; from the coding sequence ATGAAGCGAGGCGAAATTTGGCTTGTATCTCTTGATCCATCTTCGGGTTATGAACAAAAAGGAACGCGTCCTGTATTAATTGTGTCACCAGAGCCATTTAATCGTGTAACAAAAACACCTATTGTCTTGCCTATTACAAGCGGAGGAAATTTTGCGAGAACCGCAGGGTTTGCTGTTTCATTAATGGGAGTGGGATTACATACAACAGGTGTGATACGTTGTGATCAACCACGTGCTCTCGATATAGCAGCGCGTCAGGGGAAGAGAATGGAAGCAGTTCCCCCCATGATTATGAACGAAGTCCTTGCTAAACTAGCAACATTTCTTACGTAA